The Calditrichota bacterium genome includes the window AATGCAAACGACACAACCTTGATTAAAGTTGAACTCCCAAAAAACCATACTTTGGCTTTGCTAAATATTTCCATTGAACCTACAATTGCTGAATTACTCATCGATGGATTTGTTGCGAGCCCGGATGAAAACAACACGATTCAGTTAAAAGCAGGCTGGCATGAAATAGAAATAAGAAAAACGGGGTATGAACCCATAAAAGATAAACGCTTTTTCCGCGCCGCCGAAACCTACATTATGGAATATAAGCTTACCAAAAAGTAAAACACATGGCTCTACACTTTCTTTTTTATCTTGCCTTATATTTTTGTAATTTTCCCGCTTTAAAAAACCAATAATTCTAATCATGGCAAAGAGAACAATCAAAGCATTCTCTGCTAACTCTGCGCCCTCTGTGGTAAATAAAAATACTCTGAAAGAAGGAAAAGTATTGAACCCAATAAGACGCATAAAAGGCACACAGGATATTCTGCCAGATGAATCTCCAAAATGGGCGGCATTGGAGCAAACCATCCGCCAACAAATGGAATTGTTTAATTATAAAGAAATCCGTACACCCGTTTTTGAACTGACCGATCTTTTTGCACGTGGCATTGGTGAGCTGACAGATATCGTCTCCAAGGAGATGTACACCTTTCAGGACCGTTCTAAAAAGAGCATAACCCTCAAGCCGGAAATGACAGCGCCGGTTATACGCGCCTATATTGAAAACAATCTTCAAGCCAAAGCGCAGATTAATAAGCTTTTTTACATAGCCTCACTGTTTCGCCAGGAAAATCCACAAGCCGGACGGCTAAGACAGTTTAACCAATTTGGCGCGGAATTTATCGGGAACGGTGGCCCGGAAGCTGATGCTGAGACAATCAGTTTGGCACTTGGCATTTTTAAAGCAATTGGTCTTCAAGGACTGGAACTGCGCATAAATTCTGTCGGCGATGCAGAATCCCGGGAACCGTACAAAAAGATCTTGCAGGATTTTCTGCGCAACGAAATTTCTGAACCTTCAGAAGAACTGTCAAAAAGAATTGAAAATAATCCTCTGCGTGTTTTGGATAGTAAAGATCCAAGCTTGCAGGAAATTATCGGCCGGGCCCCAAAATTAATTGATCACCTAAATGAAGCTTCTTCACAACATTATCAAACGGTAAAAAATATTTTAGGCGCCCAGGATATCACTTTTGTGGAAGATACAACCCTTGTCCGCGGACTCGATTATTATACGCATACGGTTTATGAAATTACCAGCTCCGGAATTGGCGCACAAAATGCAATTTGTGGTGGCGGCCGTTATGATTTATTGGGTCAGGAGATTTCCGGTAAACCTGTACCTGCAGTTGGATTTGCTGCCGGAATAGAACGAATTTTGATGGTTCTGGAAAGCCAGCAAAAAGATATTGCCAAACCAAAAGGACTGGATATTTTTATTGTCGCACTTGGCGGGGAAGCAGTTGCCAAATCACAAAATTGGTTAAAGAAATTACGAGAAACCGGTTATTCAACAGATACCGATTTTTTAAAGCGCAGTATGAAAGCACAGTTCCGGGAAGCTAACCGGCAACAGGCACAATTTGTATTAATCCTTGGCGAAAATGAATTACAGAAAAATATTTTTTCCGTTAAAAATATGGAATCCGGTGAGCAGCAAGATGTAGCAGTTGATGAAGTGCTTGCTTTTTTAGAAAACAATTTAGCGAAATAAGTTTAAAAACTATTTATCGCTGAGATCGCAAAGTACACAGAGAAGAATTAATAGTATTTTTATGTTCCCACTCGTGTAAACCGTGATATTCGTGGACAAAAATTAAACTGTAAAAGGATCATCAAAAGCATTTTTATATTTGATCGAAATATGTTGAAACCCTTATCAAAAAATAGAATAAAATTTTATCAAAAACTGAATCAGAAGAAATTCCGTGATAAAGAGAATCTGTATATAATAAGCGGTCTGCGCGGTGTTCAGTCTGCTTTGGAGAACGATGCCGGTTGCGCATTTGAAATAATTATTGAGGACGGGAAAGAAAATCTTCTGGAGAAAATTGGTATCAATCAGCATAAAAATGCCACCACAGTTTCAGCAAAAGATTTTAAACTTTTAAATGATGAAATAAATCCGCAGGGTATTTGCCTTATAGCAAAAAAAACGGCAACAGCTTTTAACGTCGATTTGATTCAACCGGGGCAAATTATTTTTCTCGATCGGATTAGCGATCCGGGTAATCTGGGTACAATTTTAAGAAGCGCTGCCTGGTTTGGAATTAAGACCATTTTGCTTAGTGCAAACTCAGCAGATCCATTTCAACCAAAAGTAGTTCGTTCTTCTGCAGGGGCAATTAACTCTGTCAGTATTTTTGAGAATGTTACCAGCCTTGAAATTTCGCAAATCAAATCCCAAAAAGATTACAAAATATTTGGGACCGATGTAGTTAATGGACGTAGTTTGGCCGCCACTACATTTAGTGAAAAAACGCTTTTTTTGTTTGGCAGCGAGGCCCATGGCCTGGATAATGAATACAAAAATTTATGTGATGAAAACACCTTAATTCCTAAAACAGGAACAGGGGAATCTTTGAATTTGGCTAATGCGGCATCGATTGTTATGTACCAGGCCAGTTTAAATAAATAAACAGAAGCTGTCTCTGATAGCGATCTCACAATAATAATATTCTAAAAGGAAAAACAATGCTTGTTGTAATGAAAAACAATGCGGAAGAAAAAGACATTGCCGCGGTTGTAGAAGCTATTGAAGCACTTGGTTTTAAAGCCCGGCCGATCCCGGGAAGTAACCGCACCGCCATTGGTACAATTGGTAATACCGGGCAGGTTGATGATACATCGATCCGCGGGCTTGATGGCATAAAAGAAATTGTGCATATCACTAAACCATATAAACTGGCCAGCCGTGATTTCCACCCGGCAGATACAATTGTGCGCATTGCCGATTCTACATTTGGCGCCAATGATTTTACGATTATTGCAGGTCCTTGCTCAATTGAATCTGAGGAACAAATCAATAAATCAGCAGAGTTCCTTTCGTCAAAGGGAGTTAAGATTTTACGTGGCGGTGCTTTTAAACCACGCACCAGCCCATATGCCTTTCAGGGCTTGGGAGTTGAGGGATTGAAAATGCTGGCAGAAGCCGGGCACAAAAATGGAATGCGGGTAATCAGTGAAGCAATTGATATCGTATCACTTGAAGATGTAGTTGAGCATAGCGATATTATCCAGATTGGAGCAAGGAATATGCAAAATTTCCCTTTGCTGAAAGCCGCCGGAAAAGCCAGTAAGCCAATCTTGCTAAAACGAGGACTCTCAGCCACATTGGATGAAATGTTACTATCTGCAGAATATATTTTAAATGAAGGCAATCAGAATATCATAATGTGTGAACGCGGCGTACGTACGTTTGATAACCATTCACGCAACACGCTGGATATAACAGCTGTTCCGGTTCTTCAGGAAAAATCGCATTTACCAATTATTATTGATCCAAGCCATGCAACCGGCAACCGTAAAAGGGTTACGCCGGTTTCTAAAGCTGCCCTTGCTGTTGGTGCCCATGGCTTAATTGTAGAAGTGCATCCGGAACCGTCTAAAGCATTATCCGATGGTGCTCAATCATTAACGTTTGATCAATTTGACGAACTTATAAATGAGCTGAAACCCATCGCTAAAGTAACAGGCAAAAAACTGTGAATAAAATAAAGATTCCGGAACCGGTAGAAGCACTTGTTGTTGTATTATTGTCCTTTAGCGGACTTGTACTGTTTTCTTTAACATTCCTCGGCTTTATATCCGGTGGCACAGAAAACCAATCTGACACAACTCTTTTTTCTATGATTTTTATGTTTGGCAAGATTGTGTTTTTTGGCCTGCCGGTCTTTTACTGTTATAAAAAAAATTATCCTCTCCAAAAAATATTTAAGATTAAACCTGTTTCAAAAGAAGTAATAATTTTTTCCATAATTATCGGCCTTTCTCTTATTGCAATCACCGATGAAATTCAGCGACTTGTTGATTTGATTGTACCAATGCCCGATTCTATGAAAGAACTTTTAAAGTCGGCAAAAGATGTTGGTGGAATGGAATGGGCTTTACTATTTATCGGCTCTATTTTTATTGCACCATTGGCCGATGAGGGACTTTTCCGCGGTTTCTTGCAAGTTAGCCTGGAAGAAAAAGGCGATCCTGTTCGGGCAGTTATTTTAACATCTGTTACCTGGGCTTTAATTCATATTTCCCCTTACCTGGCCATACCGATTTTCATTTTAGGAATATTTCTGGGTTATCTTTCCTGGAAAACAAAGTCAATTCTACCATCGATTGTAATTCAGGCCTTGTTTGGATTTATTGCGGTCATTCTTTTGGACTCTTCCCTTGAGGAGGGTTTTAATTCGTGGTATTTAATGGGTGATCATGTGTCACCGTTTATACTTATCCTGTCTGGAGGAGGGTTATATTATTCAATTAAAATGATTGATAACCTTGGTGATGAATGAAGGCCACATGTAAAAATAATTTAGTGGAAATCCAGAAAAAAAAGGAATATGTTAAATAACAGTTAGTTAATTTTAATAAAGGAATGTTATGTCATACAAAGTTAGTGCTGTTATCGAAAAAGACTCTAATGGCTATTATGCCTATTGCCCAGAGTTAGAAGGGTGTCAGACCCAAGGTGATTCTTTCGAAGAAGTTACGCTGGCAATTAAAGAAGCAATTGAGCTTTATTTAGAAACCTTACCGGAAAATGAAAGAGTACAGTATCTTAGTCAGGAGATTTATACAACTTCTATAGAGGTACAAGTTGCCTAAGTTACCACGTCTCACAGCTAATGAAGTTGAAAAATTACTATTGTCAAATGGATTTGAATTAATAAGAAGCAAAGGAAGCCACAGGATTTATTGCAAGGATAATAAGCGTCAGATTATTCCTTTCCATTCCGGAAAAGTATTACACCCAAAAATCATAAAACAAGTTTTAAAAATTATTGAAGACTAATTAAATTTATTGTTATTTCCAACTCGACTTCACTCATGTATTCCCAACTTCAATTGTAACTTCTTCCATTTTAGATCTTAGAAAATCAATAACTGTCTGTTCTGCCTCAATCACTTCAATGGCATTTGCGTTGCGCAGGGAATCCCAAACAGCCTGTGGTGAAACACCTTCTAAATCAGCAACCTTGTCATAGGTTCCCATCTCTTTATATTTCCAGTATCGGCTGCAATTTATATCGCTCCAGCGCCCTTTTATGGCATAAATAAGTGAATAAAGTGTGTTTATATATTTATCCAATTGAGGGTCCATAGAATGGAAATTAACACGGCTTTTTAATTTCTTCGCCCTGTTCAAAGCAGTATTGGCTCGATGAAAAGCAGGCCCATCCATTTCAATTGGAATATTTGCACCCATTTTCTGGATTCGCCCAAGTCCAATTCCAAAACGGAGTTCGAGTGGAGTAAGCAGCCTTTCAAACTCAATCATAATAGAATGTGCATTTGGAATATTGTGCACAACACCTTGAAACTCATCGCCTTTCGTGATCATAAATTGGGCTTCAATAGACGATGCCCAGTTTTCATTAACCTGAACGATGGCCGACTTTAAGAAGAGCTGCCATTCATAGCGCTCCATCTCTTCCATTTTTTTTGAGCCTTTAATATCGGCAATGATTACGGCGTATTTTGGATTCATAAACTTTGTATTAATGGAATTTTGGAATAATGGAGTGATGCAAATCCCGGCATTCCTTTAATCCAACATTCCAATATTTTCATTGTAGTTTTTTCTGGTGTTGGGCGATTTTTTCCAAAACCGCATTGGCAAGCTTAAGTGCCTCAAGACCATCTTCGGCAGAAACAGCAACAGGCTTATTATTTTGAACAGAATCTACAAAAGAGGCAAGTTCATTTAAAAGCGGGTTTACATCTTTCCGTTGAAGCTTTGTATAATTGATGTCGCGTTTTTGGTCGCCCTGATCTATCTGGCCAAGTGAGAAGGCCATTGCGCTGTCTTTAAAAGATGCCTGCCCCGGTTCCGGAAGATAAAAAATCTCGGAAAAGCCATCTGTAAAATCCAATGAAATATAAGCATTGCGTTGAAATATGCGCATCTTACGCATTTTTTTGGCGGAGATCCTGCTGGCAGTAACATTTGCCACACAACCGTTTTCAAATTCAATCCGCGCGTTTGCAATATCCACATTTGTCGATACAACCCCAACACCACTGGCATCCACTTTTACAGGCTTGCTTTTTACGAGATGTAAAATCAAATCCAGGTCATGAATCATCAAATCAAGAATAACGGCCACATCCGTTCCACGCGGATTAAAAGACGCAAGCCGGTGCGCCTCAACAAAAACTGGATTAATTGCAACATCCTCCAGCGCCAGCATTGATGCGTTAAATCGCTCGATGTGCCCAACCTGGATAATACAATTTTGCTCTTTTGCAAGCCGGATTAAATCTTGTGCTTCCTTTTCGGTTTTTGTGATTGGTTTTTCGATAAAAATATGTTTCTTTTTATTCAATGCCATTTTTGCTATTTCATGATGAGTCGTTGTCGGCGTAACAATATTCAATGCATCAACACTATCAATTAACTGCTCAATCGAATCAAAGGATTTGCACTCCAGCTCTTTGGCCAACTCTTGTGCCTTATTCTGGTCCTGATCATAAATCCCGATTAGTTCTGCCTGCTCAACCTGCTTAAATAATTTTGCGTGTAATTTCCCTAAATGCCCCGTTCCAATCACTGCAACTTTTAGCTTTTCCATTTTTTAGTTTTGCCCCGTTTCCTCATCAATTAATGTAAAAATACCCGTTTTATTTTTGTCAACAAAAGTGAAAACCATTTCGCCATTTTTATCAGTATACTTCCAGATTATATGCGGAACAGAATTAACTGAATATTTTCTGTTTTCGACCTCAGTTGGTTCTCCATACAACAATAAAATTCTTCCACGATCTGTTTGCCATCCTTCTTTAAAGCGATTAGAATATTGTCGTACGGCCTCCGTTACACGCTTGTAAAATTCATCCAATAATTCATTGTATGTTGTATTTGGAGATGGATCGCGCTCCTTCCAAAAAGCAGTGAACCAATTATCAAGCTCTTCAATTTTTAATTCTTTTACTTCCTCAATTTGCTCTTCACTTAAAAGATATTTCATTGGTCTGATTGCTAAATCCGATCTGTATAAATATAATGGCTTTGAAAGCCAGGCTACAGAAAACTGTCGTTCAATTTCAAAATCATCCTGCGCGGTGCCAAAAGAGAAACGTATAAGATAATCCCCTTCTTCAAGCATCTTATAAGGCAAAGCATAGCTTAATTCAAATATTCCGGATTTGTTTGCTACTTGTTTTATAAATGTCTGGCTGATCAAGCTTTTTTCAGAATCATTTCTTTTATAAACCCTGATATTAGTTCCGAGAGAATCAACATCCGGCATTTCAATTGTAGCCATTGCATTGTAAGGGCTGTTAAACTCAATTAAATTCCTTGTTGAAGAAAGCCTTAATTCTGTTTCGTTTTCATTATTTTCATGTGAAAAAAAAGCAATGGCAGATGCTGAAAATTTTGGATTTTCGTTTGGTTTAGCGATCACCAGTTTTCGTTTATTTTTATATTCACGGCTACTCAACAAATCATGTACTTCGATATGAACCTCGTATTCACCGGGAACAATATCTAACCCTTCATCAGCAAAAACTATTTTATAATTTTTTTTCTGGAAATCTTTTCTGGAATTTGTTTTTTCAAAGTCTAATAATTTTTCTTTTTGCTGCCAGGTTTTGGAAAGAAGTGTTTTTTGCTCATCGCGGATAGTAACTGTAATCTGGAATTCTGTTGTAAATTTCCCTTCTGTGCGGGTAAACTGAAGAAAATCATTTTGTATGGAGACAGTAAGATAAAGCAAGGGTTGCCAGTCCGTACCTTGGTAATCCACAAAATAATTAAAACCCACATAGGCCGGCCGGTAAATTTCATAACCATATCGGGAGGTAATTTTTTGAAAATCCTGCTGGTACTCTTGCCCAAAGGTATTAATTACCAGAAAAAAAATAATTAGAAATGATTTTTTCATAAAAACTCCAAGGTTTAATTTAATCGTGACACAGCAGCAAATCAAGGAAAGTAGTTTTAATTTAATCCGCACTCTATACGCTCAAAGCCTGTATAAGATCAATCAATCAAAATAAATTTTCATCATAAAAGAATAAATTTTCTTTTAATAATTACAGTGCTTTTTATTTATTGTGTTTTCTTAATTCTTTAAATCGGTAAATATCTGAAAAAGAAAAACCTTTTCAAGTTAAAAAAAAGTCTCCCATTAACTTTTTAAAAACCCGGACTTTGGATATTAAAACTGCATTATTTGTAAATGATTAAATTAGCACACATATTTTTTTTTATTGATTTTATCTTTATAATGATTTTTTTTTATTCGAATTCATAAACGGAGGTTACTGCCATCAAAGAGAACAAAGAACTCAGCATTTGGGAAGCACTTATTCCCCTCCTTCTGCTAATCGGTTTATTGGCTTATAATGTATATGTTTTTGGCGATGACGCATTAAGCGGTTCTAACCAGTTTATCTTATTGATTGGCGGTGCTATTGCTGCAATTGTTGGGTTTATGAACGGAGTCCCTTATAAAGAAATGATTCGTGGGGTGGCCGGTAATTTTAAATCTACAACTGAAGCAATCCTTATTTTATTGATTGTAGGTGCTTTAGCTGGTACCTGGCTTGTAAGCGGTATTATTCCTGCAATGATTTACTATGGATTAAAAATCTTAAACCCGACAATTTTTTTACCTGCAACAGTGGTAATCTGTGCCATCATCTCCATCGCAACAGGAAGTTCCTGGACTACTTCTGCCACTGTTGGCATTGCGTTAATTGGAATTGGAAAAACATTGGGATTGCCGCTGGGAATGGTAGCAGGAGCTGTTATTTCCGGCGCTTATTTCGGCGATAAAATGTCCCCGCTTTCCGATACAACAAACCTGGCGCCTGCTATGGCCGGTTCTGAATTATTTGACCATATCCGATATATGGCCTTAACCACTGTTCCCAGTATTACCATTGCTTTAATTGTTTTTATAATTTTAGGACTGACTTTTGAAATCAGCGGAACTACAGATACAGATCTTATTTTATCTTCAATAAAGCAATCTTTTAATGTTTCCGGGTGGCTTTTTATCGCCCCGGTTATTGTAGTGTTTTTGATTATTAGAAAAACCAAACCTTTAATTGCTTTAATGGCAGGTGTTTTTCTTGGCGGAATTTTTGCAATTATTTTCCAACCGGATATTTTAAGAGCAATTACAGGAACTCAAAGCTTAACTTTTGAATCTGCCTATATGGGCGTTATGAAAGCAATAACGGTTGATACCACAATTGAAACAAGTAACGCTTCTTTGAACGATCTTTTTTCTTCAGGTGGTATGTATGGCATGATGACCACCATTTGGCTTGTAATTTGTGCGATGGTATTTGGTGGGATTATGGAGGCAATTGGTGCGCTGCAGAGAATCAGTAATTCATTGTTAAACCTGGCGAAATCTGTGTTTGGTCTTTTTGCAAGCACTGTTGCCAGTTGTGTTGTTTTAAATACAACTGCTTCGGATCAGTACCTGGCCATTGTGGTTCCCGGTAAGATGTTTTCAAAAGCATATAAAGATCGTGATCTGGCACCTGAAAATCTGAGCCGTACTTTAGAAGATTCCGGCACTGTAACCTCTGTCCTGGTTCCTTGGAATACATGCGGCGCTTATCAATCGGGTGTATTAGGTGTGCCAGT containing:
- a CDS encoding Gfo/Idh/MocA family oxidoreductase; the protein is MEKLKVAVIGTGHLGKLHAKLFKQVEQAELIGIYDQDQNKAQELAKELECKSFDSIEQLIDSVDALNIVTPTTTHHEIAKMALNKKKHIFIEKPITKTEKEAQDLIRLAKEQNCIIQVGHIERFNASMLALEDVAINPVFVEAHRLASFNPRGTDVAVILDLMIHDLDLILHLVKSKPVKVDASGVGVVSTNVDIANARIEFENGCVANVTASRISAKKMRKMRIFQRNAYISLDFTDGFSEIFYLPEPGQASFKDSAMAFSLGQIDQGDQKRDINYTKLQRKDVNPLLNELASFVDSVQNNKPVAVSAEDGLEALKLANAVLEKIAQHQKKLQ
- a CDS encoding addiction module toxin, HicA family, coding for MPKLPRLTANEVEKLLLSNGFELIRSKGSHRIYCKDNKRQIIPFHSGKVLHPKIIKQVLKIIED
- a CDS encoding type II toxin-antitoxin system HicB family antitoxin; protein product: MSYKVSAVIEKDSNGYYAYCPELEGCQTQGDSFEEVTLAIKEAIELYLETLPENERVQYLSQEIYTTSIEVQVA
- a CDS encoding CPBP family intramembrane metalloprotease, which produces MNKIKIPEPVEALVVVLLSFSGLVLFSLTFLGFISGGTENQSDTTLFSMIFMFGKIVFFGLPVFYCYKKNYPLQKIFKIKPVSKEVIIFSIIIGLSLIAITDEIQRLVDLIVPMPDSMKELLKSAKDVGGMEWALLFIGSIFIAPLADEGLFRGFLQVSLEEKGDPVRAVILTSVTWALIHISPYLAIPIFILGIFLGYLSWKTKSILPSIVIQALFGFIAVILLDSSLEEGFNSWYLMGDHVSPFILILSGGGLYYSIKMIDNLGDE
- the nhaC gene encoding Na+/H+ antiporter NhaC; this encodes MKENKELSIWEALIPLLLLIGLLAYNVYVFGDDALSGSNQFILLIGGAIAAIVGFMNGVPYKEMIRGVAGNFKSTTEAILILLIVGALAGTWLVSGIIPAMIYYGLKILNPTIFLPATVVICAIISIATGSSWTTSATVGIALIGIGKTLGLPLGMVAGAVISGAYFGDKMSPLSDTTNLAPAMAGSELFDHIRYMALTTVPSITIALIVFIILGLTFEISGTTDTDLILSSIKQSFNVSGWLFIAPVIVVFLIIRKTKPLIALMAGVFLGGIFAIIFQPDILRAITGTQSLTFESAYMGVMKAITVDTTIETSNASLNDLFSSGGMYGMMTTIWLVICAMVFGGIMEAIGALQRISNSLLNLAKSVFGLFASTVASCVVLNTTASDQYLAIVVPGKMFSKAYKDRDLAPENLSRTLEDSGTVTSVLVPWNTCGAYQSGVLGVPVADFFFYAVFNYISPFMTLLFAFFQIKIRKLSSSVEKIK
- a CDS encoding GWxTD domain-containing protein is translated as MKKSFLIIFFLVINTFGQEYQQDFQKITSRYGYEIYRPAYVGFNYFVDYQGTDWQPLLYLTVSIQNDFLQFTRTEGKFTTEFQITVTIRDEQKTLLSKTWQQKEKLLDFEKTNSRKDFQKKNYKIVFADEGLDIVPGEYEVHIEVHDLLSSREYKNKRKLVIAKPNENPKFSASAIAFFSHENNENETELRLSSTRNLIEFNSPYNAMATIEMPDVDSLGTNIRVYKRNDSEKSLISQTFIKQVANKSGIFELSYALPYKMLEEGDYLIRFSFGTAQDDFEIERQFSVAWLSKPLYLYRSDLAIRPMKYLLSEEQIEEVKELKIEELDNWFTAFWKERDPSPNTTYNELLDEFYKRVTEAVRQYSNRFKEGWQTDRGRILLLYGEPTEVENRKYSVNSVPHIIWKYTDKNGEMVFTFVDKNKTGIFTLIDEETGQN
- a CDS encoding RNA methyltransferase, translated to MLKPLSKNRIKFYQKLNQKKFRDKENLYIISGLRGVQSALENDAGCAFEIIIEDGKENLLEKIGINQHKNATTVSAKDFKLLNDEINPQGICLIAKKTATAFNVDLIQPGQIIFLDRISDPGNLGTILRSAAWFGIKTILLSANSADPFQPKVVRSSAGAINSVSIFENVTSLEISQIKSQKDYKIFGTDVVNGRSLAATTFSEKTLFLFGSEAHGLDNEYKNLCDENTLIPKTGTGESLNLANAASIVMYQASLNK
- a CDS encoding histidine--tRNA ligase, translating into MAKRTIKAFSANSAPSVVNKNTLKEGKVLNPIRRIKGTQDILPDESPKWAALEQTIRQQMELFNYKEIRTPVFELTDLFARGIGELTDIVSKEMYTFQDRSKKSITLKPEMTAPVIRAYIENNLQAKAQINKLFYIASLFRQENPQAGRLRQFNQFGAEFIGNGGPEADAETISLALGIFKAIGLQGLELRINSVGDAESREPYKKILQDFLRNEISEPSEELSKRIENNPLRVLDSKDPSLQEIIGRAPKLIDHLNEASSQHYQTVKNILGAQDITFVEDTTLVRGLDYYTHTVYEITSSGIGAQNAICGGGRYDLLGQEISGKPVPAVGFAAGIERILMVLESQQKDIAKPKGLDIFIVALGGEAVAKSQNWLKKLRETGYSTDTDFLKRSMKAQFREANRQQAQFVLILGENELQKNIFSVKNMESGEQQDVAVDEVLAFLENNLAK
- a CDS encoding bifunctional 3-deoxy-7-phosphoheptulonate synthase/chorismate mutase is translated as MLVVMKNNAEEKDIAAVVEAIEALGFKARPIPGSNRTAIGTIGNTGQVDDTSIRGLDGIKEIVHITKPYKLASRDFHPADTIVRIADSTFGANDFTIIAGPCSIESEEQINKSAEFLSSKGVKILRGGAFKPRTSPYAFQGLGVEGLKMLAEAGHKNGMRVISEAIDIVSLEDVVEHSDIIQIGARNMQNFPLLKAAGKASKPILLKRGLSATLDEMLLSAEYILNEGNQNIIMCERGVRTFDNHSRNTLDITAVPVLQEKSHLPIIIDPSHATGNRKRVTPVSKAALAVGAHGLIVEVHPEPSKALSDGAQSLTFDQFDELINELKPIAKVTGKKL